AAAACGTGAAAGTGTCGAGCGTTGAATTTGAAAGTTTCGGCGAAAAGGCGCAGGCGGAGATTATCGAAGTGCTGCTAAATGAGCCGAGACTGCTTGAGTCGGCCTCCAAAAGAATCAAGGCGGATGATTTCGACGCGGCAATATACAGAGATGCCTGGCGGATTATCGAACAAACAATGGCTGAAAACGCAGAATTTTCACTTACAAGGCTGCTTGCAGGTGTTGAATCTGAAGAATTGGCGGCACTTCTTGTCAAATTGAGCGATAACGGTCAGGATATGGATAAACTGCGGAGCAGATTGAGCGGCGCGATTGATGCGATGCTGGAATATAAGCATAAACAAAACATAAATCTGAATAAAACTAAAGACGACGATATTCTTCAGAGAATTTCTGCGATAAAATCAAGGCCGGACAGACGAAACCCCGGTCTCATATCTACTTAATATTTTATGGGAAGAAAATGACAGCAAAGAAAAATACAGATAGCAAGGCAGTTAAGGGCAAAGAAAAAGACAAAGACCGCAAAGTCAGGATTCAGCAGGCCGCCAAGAATATCGAGGCACTGGCAGCCGCGGAAGCTGCGCTCAAAAAGGCACAGCCGCAGCAGTCGGAAGATCAGACGGCCGAAACTCCGGCCGTGGCAGAGGCGGCTCCAAAGACTGTCGAAGAAAAGATTAAGCTTCTCATCGAGAAGGCCAAGAAAAAGGGCTACATCACTTATGAAGAGATGAACAACGAGTTGCCGGACGAGTCCATTTCACCTGCGAGGCTTGAAAATCTGATTATGACGCTCGACGAGATGGGCATTTCGCTTTTGGACGAAGCGGAAATCGAAAAACAGGACGACGAAGAGGAATTTGAAGTCGATGACGAAGTGTTTGTCGATGAGGAAGCCGAAACGGCCGAAGATACCGAAGATGCGTTGCTGGAAACCGAACTAATGGACACTGGCAGAATCGACGATCCTGTGCGAATGTATCTGACGCAGATGGGCGAGATACCGTTGCTGACTCGCGATCAGGAAATTTCGCTCGCCCGTAAAATCGAACTTACACGAATGGCGTTTCGACGCAAAGTGCTCGAAAGCGATTATTGCGCAGTTGCCGCTATCGAGATTCTTCAGCAGGTCAGCGACGGCTCATTGCCGTTCGACAGAACAATGAAGATGAGCACTTCTGAAAATCTTATTCGTTCAGTCGTCAGAAGCAGGCTGCCGGAAAATTTGAAAACTGTAAATAAACTTTTGGAAAAAAACACTAAACTCTTCAACCAGTTCGTACAGGAAGCGAACGAGACTGAAAAGAAAAAGGCTCATAAGCAGCTTAAATTTAATCGCGCCAAGACAGCGACGCTTCTCGAAGAGCTGAGTCTGCGAACAAGCAGGATTCAGCCTTTGATGAAAAAACTCGAAGGCATTCTCGGAAAGCTGCATCAACTTCAGCAGCATATTTCGGCAGGCCCAAGCGAAGATTATATGCAGGAAGACATCGACGCGATGATGCAGGAATATAACGGGATGCAGGAAATGGTGCTCGAAACGCCGGAGCAGCTTGAAAAAAGACTCAAGGCGGTTCGCGCGGTTTTCTCGCAGTATGAACTTGCCAAACGGCAGCTTTCGAGCGGAAACCTTAGGCTTGTCGTTTCTATCGCCAAGAAATATCGTAACCGCGGCTTGAGTTTTCTCGATATCATTCAGGAAGGCAACACCGGCCTGATGAGAGCCGTCGATAAATACGAATACCGTAGAGGCTATAAATTCAGCACCTACGCGACGTGGTGGATTCGTCAGGCTATTACTCGTGCTATCGCCGACCATGCTCGCACAATCAGAATTCCTGTTCACATGATTGAAACGATGAGCAGGCTGCGCATCGTGAGCAAAGAACTGCTGCAAAAACTCGGACGCGAACCTACGATTGAAGAAATCGCAGCAGAAACACAGTTGACCGTTTCAGAGGCGCGACGTGTTCTGAAAATATCCAAGCATCCAATCAGTCTCGACAGACCAATCGGCGAAAGCGAAGACAGTTACTTCGGCGACTTCATCGAAGATGAATCGGCTGAATCGCCGGTGCAGTCTGCGACACACGAAATGCTCAAGGACAGAATTGACGAGATTTTGAAAACGCTGACCTATCGTGAACGTGAAATTATTAAACTGCGTTACGGTCTGGGCGACGGCTACACATATACGCTTGAAGAAGTCGGCAGGATTTTTAAGGTTACTCGTGAGCGTGTTCGTCAGGTTGAAGCAAAAGCGATTCGCAAACTTCAGCATCCGGTCAGAAGCAGAAGACTGGAAGGTTTCGTTGACCAGAAGTCGGCGTAGCCATAGAGAAAGAATTTGTTTTTAGCCACAGAGAACACCGAGCTCACAGAGATGGTATATAAATTAAATCTCTGTGTTCTCTGTGAACTCTGTGGCTATTATTTTAGTGGTTCGTAGAATTTTTCAGGCTTTGGCCCCAGTGTATTTATAAGCGTTCCGATTTTTTCAATATTACATTCGATTTTGTCGCCGGCCTTGAGGAAATTGCCCGTGGCCATCGCGACGCCTTCTGGTGTTCCGGTCGCGATAATATCGCCCGGCTCGAGCGTCATCATATTACTCAAAAACGAAACAATGTCATAAACATTGTAAATCATATCGGTTGTATTTGCGTTCTGTCTAACCTCGCCGTTGACCTTCAGCGTCATTTGCAAATTCATCGGGTCGCCAATCTCGTCAGCGGTAACAATGCACGGGCCAAGCGGCAGAAAACCATCCGCCCATTTGCCGTTGAGCCAATCGTAAAATTCGTCCCACGGCCTTTTCTCGCGGCCTTCCTTAAAAGTAACGCTTCTGGCTGAAACATCGTTTGCTATCGTATAACCTGCGATGTGGTCTTTCGCATCCTGCGGGCTGACGCATTTTGCGGTCTTTCCAATCACAATCACAAGTTCAAGTTCATAATCGATTTCTTTGCTGTACGCTGGCCATGGGATTATTGCGTTCGGATGATTCATTACCGTAATCGGTTTAATAAACGGGCGGGGGACTGTATTTTGTCTGGGCGAAGCGGTTAGGCCGAGTTTAAGGCCCGCTTCGATAATGTGTTTTGCGTAATTGCCGGCCAGCGCGAGGATTTTACCCGGTTTGGGTATGGGAGCTAAAAGCTCTACCGCAGCAGGATTGATAAATGCGGTGTTTTTATTAACGAGCGATTTGGCTTTCTCAATGTTTTGTGGGTAATTGGAGATTATCTCTGTAACGCTGTCGAATCCTGATGACAAATCAATAATACCTCTGTTTGTCAGGGCGCCAAAAGAGAATACGTCATCTTTTTTGAATGTAACCAGTTTCATAGTCTAAATTTACCTTAAATTTATGGTTTTTTCTTGCTTTTATGGGACTTTTTATTCATTATACCGATTGTACTATTGCACTCATATCTTAACTTAATGGAAGTCGCCGACGCTCCAAAGCTCGTGAAGCAGAGGCGATAATTTAGTGAAATGGTATTTGCAGAATAGATTTAAGTCAATGCAAATATGCTAATGGCGACGGAGCGAAGTTATGGCGATAAAAGAATTGATTTCCAGGACAACTAAGTGGTTCGCATCGAAAAAGAATGACAACGGCTTGTATGAGCCTTTGCAGGGGACGCAATCCAAAAAATCCGGCAGTAATCCTTCCAATATCGTGCCTCTTAGAACAGAATCCAAACCCGACCGCACCGAAGCACTGCAGATGATTCAAAATTCGTTCGAGCAGCTTGTCGATAAACTCGGCGGTATCAACGACCATCTCGGCAAACAGGTTGAGCAGAACGCTGAACTGCTGAAACGCATAGATGAAATTCCGCAACTGCTTCAGAATTTTCCGGAGAGTATGAAAACTCAAAAGTTCGTTGTCGAATCTTTGATTGAACAGCTCAAGTCGCAGGCGTTAAAGAATCAGCAATTTAGTGAGACGGTTGCGAAAATTCCCGCTGCTTCGGAAGAGCAGACCGCCGCTGTGAAGGAAATGGCCGGTCAGGTTGCCGCTCAAGCCGCGGTCGATACGCAGATTCTTGAGGGTATGCGGAGATTTAACAATATAACTGACAAGCTCAACGGCAATGTCGCAGAACAGGCTCAAAGCATTAATCAAATGAGCAGGGCGTTTACCGCCGGCGACCAATATCTTAAATATGTCATTAATACACAGCATAAGCGGTTTATGTGGGTTTTTGTCGGTGCTTTGACGGTGTGTACGCTTGTGGTAATTGCGCTGTTGATTGTCATTTTTGTGCTAAAATAAGATTTCTATTTACAACTGTTTGGGCGGACAGTAGACTACGCCTGTTCTTTTAAAAAGAAAATATTGATTACGAAAAAGGGAACACGGTTAGAAGCCGTGACGGTCGCGCCGCTGTAAGCGTTTGTTGACCAAAAGAAGTTGTACCACTGTTTTGAGATTTCAAATTTGAGATTCGAGACGGGAAGGGTTCTTTTGGAGAACGCAAGTCAGAAAACCTTGTCGGAATCATAAATTTGTTGAGAGTTCTCGCGTAAGGAACACCGACAGATATGCTGTGCATTTTGCAGCATCTTTGTTTTGGATTATAAAGCCGCCGTTCCTTATTCGGGAACGGCGGCTTTTTTTGTTTTATTAGTTTTGTCCAATTCCACAAAGCGAAATGCTTTTTGAGGTCTGCCATGTTGCGGTCGTTTAATCACGGCCGCAACAAGACCCAAGTTGGACATCAAGTGCAATTCCCGCGCGGACGGGAAGCAAATTTAATGAAATATAACCTTGTTTTTTGGAGTAGAAGAAAATGTTGAAGAAGTTATTTAGTTTAGTAATTGTGTTTGCACTTTGCAGTTCAATTTTTGCAATTCCGGTAAATTACGGCGGTATAACAGTTCAGGTTGAAAGTTTAATCGGAACGGGCAGTAACCAGACAATGATAGTAGTCGATTGGGAAAGCGGTTTGACACAATCTCACGCATGGCTGTATCAGTATAACGGAACGGCAACAGTCGCCGATGCCTTTGACGCATTGGCGGCGGCTTGTGATTTTGCGTGGTCGCAGAGCGCCTTTGTTCAATACATAAATTACAACGACGGACTCGAAAGTCACGCAACTGCGAATCTCGGCTGGCTTTCATTTTGGAATAAAGATTCCGGCGGTGATTGGGCAATGAATAACGATGGCGTTTATGTACAGCAGCTTGTAAACGGCAGTTGGTCCGGCGCAGTGGCTGATGATTTTCCAAACTGGGGCAACGCAGGGCCTGCAATCCCGACACTTCCTGAACCAATGACAATAGTATTGTTTGCAATTGGTGCATTCATAACTCGCAGAAATAAATGAATTGTAAATTTTTAGTTATTGTTCTTTTCATTACAGCTTTCTGTAAAGCGTATAACTACGATGCTAATGATTTTGCGTTCGAGTGTACAAATTATGTTGAAGGGACGGGTGTCTTTGCAGACAGACTTGTGCCGACCGAAAAATTTAATCATCCGGAAACGGCGTTAGGTCGGCCGACACAGCAAACAACGGGCGATGGATGGTTTATCCCGCCTGGACAAAGCTGTCCTGTTGTACCTGTGTATCCGGCGTTTCGATATTTCGAGGTTGTTACATTAGGCAGCGGCGGTTCTATAACTTTAAAATTCAACCACCCGGTAGCTAATGACAGAAATAACCTTTACGGAATAGACTTTATAATTTTCGGCAATGCCTGTTACAGCCTCGGCAGTAAACAAACCTGGACTAACGGAAATCCTGAAAATACCGTTGTCAGCTCAATGTTTGTTGACGAACCTGGGATAGTGTCGGTCAGTCAGGACGGCGTAAACTGGTATTACTACGGTTCACCAAAGGCAGATATTTTTGCGCCGACCGCGGGTTATCAGTGGGATGATGTAAACAATGTATGGGCAGGTGAACTTAATCCTACAAAACCTGTCAACCCGGAACTGACTAAAGCCAGTTTTTATGGCTCAAGTATTGCCGCTATAATAGATGCTTACGATGGCGCAGCGGGCGGAACCGGTTTCGATATAAACGATGTCGGACTTGACTGGATTATGTATGTAAGAATTGAAGACGACGCTGCAAGCACCGTTTTAACGGATATTGACGCGGTGGCAGATGTCGCAGCGTGCGGAGATTATAAACATCCGTTTCCGGCAGGTGATTTGAATTTTGACTGTCGGGTAAATTTTGCGGATTTCAGTGTGATGGCAGGAAACTGGCTCGATTGTACATGGGAGTGTAAATGATGACGGAACGAAAATTTCAAAATGGTTTTACGCTCGTTGAATTGCTCGTTGTTATTTCTATAATAGCATTACTGCTTGCGGTTCTCCTGCCGGCTCTTTCAAAGGCCAGGCAACAGGCGCAAAGCCTTGTGTGTATTAGTAAAGAAAAACAAATTATGATCGCCTGCTTTGCGTATATTCAAAATAATAATTATTATTTTCCGCCTGCGGTGTTGGCGGTTAATTTTACCACTTCAAGTTCCACTTTCAGCTACTGGGATTTTATCGCTGTCAAAGACTGGACAAAAAATCTGGTTACAATCAAACCTGGTATCTTATGGCAAAAACAATTAATAGACCAGATATATCAGTGTCCATCCTATAAAGGCGGCGATAATTCAATTGGCGCAGAGTACACCGGCTACAACTACAATACCACTTATATAGGTCATGGATTCGGCGAACCTGTCGAAATGCCTGTAAAAATTACCGACGTAAGACGTCCCGGTGAATGTGCGGTGTTTGGCGACGGTGGATATGCCAACGGAGCCAATAAATTTATGCGAGCGCCATTTGGCGGCGACCCGACTTTGATTGCGGCAGGTACGCAGGCTTACAGGCATCGCATAAAAACCAATGTTGTTTTTTGTGACGGGTCGGCAGTGTCCAGAAAAGAATGTTATAAAAACGCGGATAAGGCAGCCGAGGGGAATATTGCTGACGGTACAGGATTTTTGTCGCCAGATAACAGTCTTTACGATTTGAAATAATTTCTTTCTTTTTTACTTCCACATTTTATAATTGTGTCCGTGGATAAACTTTTGCGGACAACATGGCGAGGTATCAAAAATCTTCAGCAGTTTTTCGGGCATAATTACTGCAAATGCTGCCGAACAATTATTTCTGACGGGGATGAACATTTCTGCTCCGGTTGCTGGTCGCAGTTGGGTCTTTGCTTTGTTGACGGGTTTTGTACTCGCTGCGGCAGGGAAGCCGGACAATTCGGGGAAGTAAACGGCTGTCCCAAATGCGAAGACGAAATATTTCATTTCGATGCGATAGCCTGCGCAGGAATTTATCATCCGCCGTTGAGCGAGCTTATTGTCAGATTCAAATTGTCCAACCAAATTTCACTGCTGCCGGTGCTGACGGATTTTACGCAGAAGACTTTTTCGCGGATGCGGTTTCCCGGTAAAATCGATTATCTGGTTCCTGTTCCATTGTACTGGCTAAATCATTTTCGCCGTGGTTTCAATCAATCGCATCTGCTTGCGAGAAGTCTCGATATGCCGGGTGTGAAAGTGAACCGCGATCTTGTAAAGATTCGCCGGACAAAAAGCCAGACGGCCGTTACATTTGCCGAAAGGCAAAAAAACCTGCTTGGCGCGTTTGCAGTGCGGAAAAACCACGATTTTTCAGGCAAAAACGTCTGCTTGATTGATGATGTCAAGACAACAGGGGCGACTTTGAACGAATGTGCCAAAGTTTTGAAGGATGCCGGTGCGGCGAAAGTTTTCGCCTTTGTGCTTGCAGTCGCAGGGCAGAAAAAGTAAATTAAGCACTGAATTTATAAAGATTTATATCGCATTTGTCGATATAACTTGTATATAAAATTACACTTGGATAGTCTGTACAAAGGACGAAGATATGAGCAACAAATATTCAAAATTAATGATGATATCCATTGTCGCTGTTGCCGCGGGTATAACATCGGCAGATAATTTGGCCTCCCCATTGGCGGCTGAAGCGTTTTATCAGTCAGGCTGTCAACTTTGTTCCAGCCCCAATGCCGATCTGGCACAGGCCAAACAGGCGATGATTTTGTTCAACGCCGCGCTTATGCTCGATAGAAGGGCTGATGATATTCCGCCTGAAATTATTAATCTTGCAGGGCGGTATCCGCAGAGCGATTTTTCGCCGACAGTTCGGATTGCGCTCGATAAGTATCTTGAAATCGGCCGCAACGCCGACCTTGACGTTTCTTTAAAAGCAGTCCAATATCTCATTGAAAAACTCGGCAGCCGCGAGGAGCGTCAAAAGTTTCTTGCAGATGTGGTAGATAAATACGGTAAAACAAATCCATTCTTTGCTTCAGAACTGGCAACTCAACTTGCATTTCTGGTCGCTGAAACCGCAGATACCGATACTGCACAGAAGTATCTTATGTACGCTTTTTCCGCAAATAATTATAATCGTCTGGCATTCAATACGCTTGTGGACACAGCGCAGCAAACCAAGCAGGGTATTTCTTATGCTTCGTATTTGCAGAGTCTGCGTTTGGCGGTAAGGACAAATCCGCTTGATTTGGAGTCGGCGTATAATTTCGCAAGATTGGCCGAATCAGTTGGGCTTTATACCGCAGCGGCGGCAGGGTACCAATATTGTATTCAGGCAAACAGTTACTTAAATCCATCAGAACAATATGCCGCGGAATATTATAGGCCGTGGGCTTTGAACTGTATGAACACACGAAATTATCGTGCATGCAATACGGTTCTTCAAAAGGTTCGCGGATTCGGCGTATATGATGTCATGATTGAGGCTATTGCGGCCGCATCAGCCAAACAAAGTGGCGATGCAAAAGAAAGTCAGGCAATTTTCAACAGCATAAACGCCCGTGCAGCGGGCATTCTTGCCGGCAAAACCACTGCCACAGCCGCTCAACTTCAGGATTATGCCTGGTTTTATGCCTTCGTGCAGGACAGCAATTCCGATGCGCTGACCTGGGCGACAAAGGCTTATGACGCTGACAATAATTCAGTCAGTGCGCAGGCCTTTTTAGCTTATGCTCTTGTTGTGAACGGGCAAAAAGATTTGGCAGTGCCGATGCTCCAAAAAATTGAAAACACAAGCCAGGTTGCAGCTATTGCCAAGGCTATGATTTTCGACGCGAATGGAAATGACAGTAATGCGGTTGAATTGCTCAAAGTAGCTGTTCAGTCGTCTCCTGGTACATTCGAGACCCAAAAAGCAAAAGCTTTGCTCAAGAAGCTCGGCTCTGAATATGTTTCGCCGGTTGATTCTGGTGCACTTGAAACTGTTCTGCTTAACGAATACGGCCAGAGTGTATTCAGTGGGTTTATGCCTCCGGATAATATGCTTACCGTCTCGCTTAAAACGGCCGGCAATGCTTTTTCTTACGGTACGCCGCTGGATATGCAGCTTTCCATTGTGAATAATTATACCGAGCCGATGGTTGTCTGTCCGGATGCTGTTTTCAAAGGCAATATACGTGTCGATGTTCGTATCAGTGGAGATTTGACCGAAAAGTATGAAAATTATATTGTCCGTACGGTAAGGCCTTCGTATGAAATCAAGCCGGGCGGTGCGTTATTCGTTCCACTGAAATTGTCTGACGGTGCATTAGGACCAATGCTCGACGACCATCCGCAGGCGAATCTGAATATGGAAATTACAGTTTATATCGACCCGCAGACTGCTGCTGATGGGAGCGTTAAAAGTATTTTCGGCACTGACCCGATAAAGGTTGTCGTGAAAAGAAGAAGCCTTGGACTGGATACTTTGTACTTGCAGCAGAGGTTCGATGCTTTGAAATCCGGCAAACAGGGGCAGAAAATCAAATCCGTGCAGTTGTTCGCAGGCATGCTTGCCGAACAGCAGAGTCTGGCAAATATGAAAAACAGGTACAAATTCCTGTATTGCGAGCCGGGACTGCTGACTTCTGCATTGTCAAAATGTATGCTCGAAGACGATTGGGTGCTGAAAGTGCACACTATGGCGGCTCTGCAGAATGTAAACCTTGATTATCGGCTCATTGACTCAATTTCATCGCAGTTGGATTATAAGGATTGGCCGGTCAGACTTATGTCAGTTTTCACCCTTGCGGGAAAACAGGGGGATAATTTTCAGGAAGTTGTTAAATGGGTAAACTCCAACGACAGTAACCAGTTTGTTAAGGATATGGCCGCAGAACTTATAGCGGATAATAAATAACCAATACAAATAGTTGGCGGTAATTATTTCACACATTAAAAAGACTTAAAATGTCTTGTGTTGTTTAAGCCTTAAAAATGCAGAGGTTACGAATATTTATTTTTTTTATTTTAATCTGTAATTTAGGCGAAATTTTTGTTGTAAATCTCTTGGTAGTTTAGTATTATTTCCGCCTCAAACGAAGTTGAATTATAACATTATGTTTTAGAAAGGATTTTTAATATGCCCGCAAAAGTAAATGAAGAAAAGTGCACAGGTTGCGAATCATGTGTTGATGCATGCCCGGCTGAAGCGATTAAGATGACTGACGGCAAGGCCGTTGTTGATGCGGATACTTGTGTTGACTGTGGCGTTTGTGTTGATGAATGTCCGGTCAGCGCCATCGAAATGGAATAAGTTAGTATTTACAGTAAAAGCAGGTTATACTTGCTTAGGCTTAGTGGCCCTATCGTCTAGCCCGGCCTAGGACACCGGGTTTTCATCCCGGCGACAGGGGTTCAAATCCCCTTGGGGCTATTGATTACAGCCAGGATTACATTTTTTAATGTGTCTTGGCTGTTTTTGTATTTATGTGGAAGCTCGTGCGGTACAAATATACGTAGCTCATTTAAATTGTGTTACAATTATATCGTTTAATCTTGAAAAACAAGCACTTAGGATAGATTTTGCTAATGGAAAATACAACGATTCAAAGTGCTACCTT
The window above is part of the Planctomycetaceae bacterium genome. Proteins encoded here:
- a CDS encoding ComF family protein; protein product: MRTTWRGIKNLQQFFGHNYCKCCRTIISDGDEHFCSGCWSQLGLCFVDGFCTRCGREAGQFGEVNGCPKCEDEIFHFDAIACAGIYHPPLSELIVRFKLSNQISLLPVLTDFTQKTFSRMRFPGKIDYLVPVPLYWLNHFRRGFNQSHLLARSLDMPGVKVNRDLVKIRRTKSQTAVTFAERQKNLLGAFAVRKNHDFSGKNVCLIDDVKTTGATLNECAKVLKDAGAAKVFAFVLAVAGQKK
- a CDS encoding 4Fe-4S binding protein; translation: MPAKVNEEKCTGCESCVDACPAEAIKMTDGKAVVDADTCVDCGVCVDECPVSAIEME
- a CDS encoding fumarylacetoacetate hydrolase family protein, producing the protein MKLVTFKKDDVFSFGALTNRGIIDLSSGFDSVTEIISNYPQNIEKAKSLVNKNTAFINPAAVELLAPIPKPGKILALAGNYAKHIIEAGLKLGLTASPRQNTVPRPFIKPITVMNHPNAIIPWPAYSKEIDYELELVIVIGKTAKCVSPQDAKDHIAGYTIANDVSARSVTFKEGREKRPWDEFYDWLNGKWADGFLPLGPCIVTADEIGDPMNLQMTLKVNGEVRQNANTTDMIYNVYDIVSFLSNMMTLEPGDIIATGTPEGVAMATGNFLKAGDKIECNIEKIGTLINTLGPKPEKFYEPLK
- a CDS encoding prepilin-type N-terminal cleavage/methylation domain-containing protein; the protein is MMTERKFQNGFTLVELLVVISIIALLLAVLLPALSKARQQAQSLVCISKEKQIMIACFAYIQNNNYYFPPAVLAVNFTTSSSTFSYWDFIAVKDWTKNLVTIKPGILWQKQLIDQIYQCPSYKGGDNSIGAEYTGYNYNTTYIGHGFGEPVEMPVKITDVRRPGECAVFGDGGYANGANKFMRAPFGGDPTLIAAGTQAYRHRIKTNVVFCDGSAVSRKECYKNADKAAEGNIADGTGFLSPDNSLYDLK